The following are encoded together in the Coregonus clupeaformis isolate EN_2021a chromosome 24, ASM2061545v1, whole genome shotgun sequence genome:
- the LOC121537403 gene encoding homeobox protein Hox-C13a: MTTSLVLHPRWADTLMYVYEKSPNENNPNKSQTMEGLSGNCPASHCRDLMSHPTLGRHSGTIATHQGSMYSDISSPDTGRQCPAPQTSSSPSLSYGYPFGNPYYGCRLSHSHNVNLQQKPCSYHPAEKYADPTSTALPTEELSSRAKEFAFYPSFASSYQAVPGYLDMSVVPGISHPEPRHDALIPMEGYQHWALSNGWDGQVYCSKEQTQSTHLWKSQFPDIVPLQPEVSNYRRGRKKRVPYTKLQLKELEKEYAASKFITKDKRRRISAGTNLSERQVTIWFQNRRVKEKKCVSKSKTSNHMHTT; the protein is encoded by the exons ATGACAACTTCACTGGTTCTGCATCCACGCTGGGCGGACACCTTGATGTACGTTTATGAAAAAAGCCCGAATGAAAATAATCCGAATAAAAGCCAAACAATGGAGGGACTGAGCGGGAATTGCCCCGCGAGCCATTGCAGAGACCTGATGTCGCACCCCACGTTGGGACGACATTCTGGCACTATAGCGACCCACCAGGGCTCTATGTACTCGGATATATCTTCCCCAGACACCGGCCGACAGTGTCCTGCTCCCCAAACATCCTCCAGTCCATCTCTGAGCTATGGTTATCCGTTTGGAAATCCTTATTACGGTTGTAGGTTATCTCACTCGCACAACGTGAACTTGCAGCAGAAGCCCTGCTCGTACCACCCTGCAGAGAAATATGCCGACCCCACCAGCACCGCGTTGCCCACCGAAGAGCTGTCTAGCAGGGCGAAAGAGTTTGCCTTCTACCCCAGTTTTGCTAGCTCATACCAAGCGGTTCCTGGATATCTAGATATGTCAGTGGTTCCCGGGATAAGCCACCCTGAACCCAGGCACGACGCGTTGATTCCTATGGAGGGCTACCAGCACTGGGCTCTGTCGAATGGCTGGGATGGGCAGGTGTACTGTTCCAAGGAGCAAACACAGTCCACTCATCTTTGGAAATCACAATTTCCAG aCATAGTCCCTTTACAGCCTGAGGTCAGTAACTACCGTCGTGGACGTAAGAAGCGGGTTCCCTATACCAAGCTCCAACTGAAGGAGCTGGAGAAAGAGTACGCTGCCAGCAAGTTCATCACCAAAGACAAGAGAAGACGCATCTCCGCCGGGACCAACCTCTCAGAGCGCCAAGTCACCATTTGGTTCCAGAACCGACGGGTGAAAGAGAAGAAATGTGTCAGTAAATCCAAGACTAGTAATCATATGCATACTACTTGA